The bacterium genome includes the window ACCTCGAACGCCACTGGTCCGGGGGCCTGCTTGGGCGTGCGGCGCAGGTCCAGCGTCTCGTCATCCACGATCTTCTCGACCAGGAAGTTGGGACCGTCGGTGATCGCCGCCTTGACCACGAGCATGTCCAGCGGGCGGACGGTCTGCGTGAACTTCGCGCCGGCGCACTTGAACTGGTCGCCGCGCGGCCCACAGAACTCGCCTGTGCCGGTCGCGACCACGCCCTCCGGCAGATAGCGGGCGTCCTGGCCCTGCGGCTGCCAGCCCGTGGGCTTGCCGCCCTCGGCCTGCGTGAGGGCGCCGTTGGCGAACAGGTTGCCGTCCTGGCTCCAGTCGAACTGCCCCGGCGTCGGCCAGAGGATCGCGCGGTCGGACTGCGGCGGCTGCCAGGGCTGCACGTCGCCGCGGAGCGTGAGCGCCACGTAGTCCACCGCCACGTCCGGGCCGGGGACGCCGACCCACACGGCGCCGTCGTGCACGCAGTCACGCACGCGCGCCGCATTGTCCAGCGCCGACACCCACGCGCTCTGCTTCCAGTCGAACAGCCGCACGGCGGCGGGGTTGCTGCACGCTACGTCCAGGCCGAAGCCCTCGAGCTTGTCCGCCGGGCCCACGCCGATTTTGAAGAGCAGGGCCGTCCGACTACTGAGCGTCTGCCCGTCTTGCGCGGCGATCAGGCCGTACTCGTCGCGAATCCGCTGGGCCTCCAGGTTGTGCCCGGCCTGGTCGAGCTTGTTGTTCTTGTCGCGGCGCGGCTGGGCGGTCGTGATGGGCTGCAGGCCGGTGGCATCGGGCCTGGGCAGCTCTGCCCCCGGCGCGCGATAGCCCCGCACGTAGTACGGGTTGCCGAGCGCGCCCATCTCGCGCAGGAGGTACCGCACCGCGTGGACGGCCAGGATCGAGCCATCGTTGGTCGGGTGGATCGTGTCGGCCCACACGGAGGTGCGCTGCGGGTCGAGCAGATCGAGCGTGCGGTACACATCGCCATAGGGCAGCTTCTCGGCCTGACAGAACTCCAGCAGGTCCTGCGCGCGGTGGGCGGTGTGGCTGACGGCGCCGGCATGGGAGCCGCCGGACTCGGCGTCCATGAACGGCACGCCGCTGATGAACAGCGGACGGATACCGGCTTCGCGGCAGCGCTTCGCGATGTCGGCGAGTTGGGCCTTGAAGTCCTCGGGCTTGCGACCGGCGTCATTGACGGTGAACATGAAGCAGGCGTATTGGGGCTGCACGTCGGCGACGCGGACGCGCCAGCCGGCCTCGAACTTGTAGTCGGTGCCGGTGTAGTCCTCGCGCGCGGGCTCGGTCAGCGTCAGCTCGCAGAGGCGCTTGGCGTAGTCGAGCGTCTTGATGCTGTCCACGGTGTACTCCTGCGTGCCGAAGCGCACCCTCTGGCCGATGTACGGCCCGGCGAACCAGCCGACGCTCTCACCGTGGACAATCTTGTCACCGGCCTTGACGGTGACGGTGCCGCCGCCGAACTCGGACAGCAGGTGGGTGGTGTTGCTGCCGCCCACGGCGCGGTTGAAGATGCGCAGCGGCACTTCCCAGGACAACATCTGCGCATAGTCCATCGCCCCGACGCAGCCGCAGGTCTGCGAGTCGCCGGTGAAGATGAGGCGGGGCATGACGTTGACATCCACCTTCAGTTGGGCAGCCATAAGCACTCCACAGGACAGAATCGCGAATACACACCAGACAAGTCGCATGGGTCGGTCCACCTTCAGGCCTTGTTTCCCGACGCCTGCACGTACCACGGCAGGAACTCGGGGTTGAGCCACTGGTCGGGCTGCTCCCGGATGAGCTGCAGGAGTGTATCCACATCGGTTCGCGCCGGGATCGAGCGGCACATCGCGGCGCCGATCTGCACATAGCGGATGAGCCCGCGCGCCGCCAGCGCCTCCTCCTCTTGCTCACCGTTCCACCACGGGAAGAGCCCCGGCTTGCTCCATCCCGCGGCCAGGGCCGCAAGCTCCGCCCGGGCCGCCTCCGGCAGGCGCGCCAGCGTCTCCTCCAGCACGAGGCTCTGGATGAAGTGCCTTAGTGTGTGCACGCGGAAGCTCACGCCCAGGAAGCAGTACAGCGCGTTGTGCCCATACAGCTTCTCCCACGGGCTGCCGTGGCCGAAGGCGCGCTCCCCCCAGGGGCTGGGCCGCCCGTACGCGGTCGCATGGCCGGAGGTGATCTCCGCGGCCAGCGGCCCGAGGGCGGCGACGGAGTGGGTGAAGTGGTCCGATCGCATGGCGCTGGGCCAGGTGCGGAACACCTCGGTGATCTTCCCGACATCCGACGGCGACTGCGCAATATCCCACGTCTGCTGCCGCCGCTCCTTGTCGCGTTGGCACAGCGTCGGCAGCACCAGTGTCCCGTTCGGCGCGATGGCGTCGAGCAGCGCGGCGATGACGGTCTCCGCGCCGCCCTCGACGTAGCCGAAGGCCGACAGGGAGCTGTGGACCATCACCAGCGTGCCGGGCACCAGGCCCAGCTCACGGAAGCCGGCGACGAGGGTCTCGTGGGTGACGACAGGCTGATCGGATGGCATAGGGTACATCCCTAACAACTGTTGTGCCGCGGGTGTAGTGGCGCGATTCATCGCGCCAGTCGTGGGCATGTGGCGCCCACCGTGCGTGTCTCGACCGGGCGCGACAAATCGCGCCGCTACGGCTTCACTTCCGCTGCAGCCGGAACAGCTTCACGACCATGCGGCCGATGCGGCTGACGTGCGACAGGTCCAGCCCGCGGCTCTGGTACGTGTCCTGGTGGGTCATCGTTGCCAACTCGCGCCGCGGCGGGGCCGGGGGCTCGGCCTCGGCATAGCCCACAGTCATCATCCCCGGCAGGATGTGGCCCTCCGGGATCGAAAGCAGCCTGCGGATCTTCTGCTCGGCGAACCCGCCGATGTAGCATGTGCCCAGGCCCAGGTCGGTGGCGCACAGCATCATGTTCTGGGCCGCGAAGACGCAGTCATCGCGCGAGTACGGCGTAAGCTTCCGCGCCGTGATGACGATCACGACGGGCGCGCTCAGGAGCTGCTTCCAGTGCAGACCCGCCACCTGCGCCAGGTCGTACAGGGCCTGCTTGACCTCCGCGTCGCGGACGACGATGAACTCCCAGGGCTGGCTGTTGACGGCGCTGGGCGCCCAGCGACCGGCCTCGAGGACCTGCTCCAGCATGTCCTCGGGCACAGAGTCAGACCGATAGCGCCGCACACTGCGCCGGCGACGGGCGAGGTCGAGGAAGGCGCCTATCGCTTCAGCCCCCACTTCCGGTTCAGGTACTGCTCGACCGATAGCATCTCATCGAAGCGCAGGGCCCGGCCGAAGATGAGCACTTCGGCGACATCG containing:
- a CDS encoding AAC(3) family N-acetyltransferase, giving the protein MVHSSLSAFGYVEGGAETVIAALLDAIAPNGTLVLPTLCQRDKERRQQTWDIAQSPSDVGKITEVFRTWPSAMRSDHFTHSVAALGPLAAEITSGHATAYGRPSPWGERAFGHGSPWEKLYGHNALYCFLGVSFRVHTLRHFIQSLVLEETLARLPEAARAELAALAAGWSKPGLFPWWNGEQEEEALAARGLIRYVQIGAAMCRSIPARTDVDTLLQLIREQPDQWLNPEFLPWYVQASGNKA
- a CDS encoding nitroreductase family protein, translated to MGAEAIGAFLDLARRRRSVRRYRSDSVPEDMLEQVLEAGRWAPSAVNSQPWEFIVVRDAEVKQALYDLAQVAGLHWKQLLSAPVVIVITARKLTPYSRDDCVFAAQNMMLCATDLGLGTCYIGGFAEQKIRRLLSIPEGHILPGMMTVGYAEAEPPAPPRRELATMTHQDTYQSRGLDLSHVSRIGRMVVKLFRLQRK